In Halopelagius longus, the following proteins share a genomic window:
- a CDS encoding HNH endonuclease — MKISDVPGKPQFEVGRQYLRKELHDQFQGQRQHGISTPSSKSFIFIFTDPASEEHGYSDRFLENGHFVYSGEGRVGDMTFDGGNERILNHKENGDSLFVFEKVDEHNGADVVTYDGEYEYIDHYWERAPDDNDEMRDAIRFKLTPLGGLDPGINKSEAANLSREDLFKRARESTQEVPTSTKPGARTSYTRSDLVRDFALKMADGVCQACNEEAPFVSNGGKPFLEVHHLYRVSDGGVDDPENVIAICPNCHREVHHGQYGDQLNDRLIENAKMRNQRIQP, encoded by the coding sequence ATGAAGATCAGTGACGTTCCTGGAAAACCTCAATTTGAGGTTGGAAGGCAGTATCTCCGAAAAGAGCTCCACGATCAATTTCAGGGACAGCGTCAGCACGGAATCTCGACCCCCTCCTCAAAATCATTTATATTCATCTTCACGGATCCTGCTTCTGAAGAACATGGGTATAGCGATAGGTTTCTCGAAAACGGGCATTTTGTCTACTCTGGAGAGGGTCGAGTTGGCGACATGACTTTCGATGGCGGGAACGAGCGTATCTTGAATCACAAAGAGAACGGCGATTCATTATTTGTCTTCGAGAAGGTGGATGAGCACAATGGAGCAGACGTAGTGACCTATGATGGAGAGTATGAATACATAGACCATTACTGGGAAAGAGCTCCAGATGACAACGACGAAATGCGTGACGCAATACGCTTTAAATTAACACCGTTGGGTGGACTTGATCCAGGTATAAATAAATCAGAAGCAGCCAATCTTTCGCGAGAAGACCTATTCAAGCGGGCCAGAGAGAGTACACAGGAAGTACCCACTTCGACCAAACCTGGGGCAAGAACATCATATACACGTAGCGACCTCGTTCGAGACTTTGCCCTCAAGATGGCCGATGGGGTTTGTCAAGCCTGCAACGAGGAAGCACCGTTTGTTTCTAACGGGGGGAAGCCATTTCTGGAAGTACATCATCTCTATCGGGTGAGTGACGGTGGTGTAGATGACCCCGAAAACGTAATCGCGATCTGTCCAAATTGCCACCGAGAAGTCCATCATGGACAGTATGGCGATCAGTTAAATGACCGTCTCATTGAGAATGCGAAAATGCGAAACCAACGTATTCAGCCGTGA